CGCCATCGGCTGGTCGGATTGGAGACCTTCGGGATCATCGCAGAGATTTGGCAGCATACCGATGCGGCGAATCCCTCCAATGAGGATGATATTGTGCGTCTGCAGGACGACTTCGGCCGCTAGGCCGTGAGCTCGTGGATGCGGGGCGGCCGCAGCGTAACGGCGCGGCGGCAAGCCGGCCGCCGCAGGCTGACCGCGGCGCGGACGGACGGTGGGCGCAGCGGCGTCCTATTTTTCCTACCTTTATATAGATGAAGGTCAAAGACATTCCGCGTTACTCTTTAAAGGACTGGGCCCCGGGGGCCGGGTCCTTTGCCGTAAGTACACTGGAGGCCATGGGGGAAGCCCAGGGCCAGCGGTGGGCCGGTCCGCACCGGGACGATTTTTATGGCATCCTGTGGATCACCGCCGGGGAGGCCCGGGTGACCATCGATGCCGTGGCGTATACGGCTTCCGCGCATGCTTTGATCTTTGTCGCCCCGGGGCAGGTGGTCCAAATGTCGGGGAACCTGGCGGGGTGGTGGATCGCTTTCGAGGAGCAATTTTATTGCGTGAGAGACGAGGCGGCCAACCGGTCGAGGGGGATCAATTCACACCTTTTTTTCAACCCGGACTTTGCGACGGTATTGAGCCCGGATGAGGCGGACGAAGCCGTCTTAGGGAACATCGTCTCCATGATGGAGGAGGAGTACCGGGGTAGGGGGGACCATTATTTAGAGGCTTTTTTCTCGCTGCTGCAGCTTTTCCTGATCCGGGTGACGCGTATCATGGAACGGGAAGAAAGAGAGCCGGAACACGCCGGTGGTCCTTTTCTTCAGTTCCGGCAACTGATCGAGCAGCATTATAAAGATAAAAAGAATGTGTCGGACTATGCGCGGATGATGAACATGACGCCCGTCTGTTTAAATGCCTTGTCCAAAAGCCTGTCGGGCCTGACGGCCGGAGAACAGATCCGGGGGCACGTGACCGCGGAGGCTAAGCGCCTCCTTTTCAACACGGACCTTAGCGCCAAGGAGATTGCCTACCGGCTGGGGTTCGAGGACGCGCCTTATTTCAGCCGGTTTTTCAAAAAGTATACGGGGCAGACGCTCCTGGAGTTCAGGGAGCAGAGCCGGCTGAATGCCGTTTAAAAAAGTACCCTACTTACGTAAATCTGTCCATTGACCTGCCCCCATTCAATGTCGTAACTTTGATCTATCAATAAAAGGAGCATATCATGGAAACGATTTTACATAGGGCAGACAGCAGGGGGCACGCGAACCATGGCTGGCTGGACGCACACCATTCCTTTAGTTTTGCGGGATATTACGATCCGAAGCGGATGCATTTCGGGGTCCTTAGGGTCCTGAACGACGACCGCGTGGCACCCGGCATGGGTTTTGGCATGCATCCCCATGACAACATGGAGATCATCACCATTGTTCTGGAAGGGGCTTTGAAGCACAAGGACAATATGGGGAACGAGGGCATCCTGCGCCCGGGGGATGTGCAGGTGATGAGCGCGGGCACCGGCGTGGTGCACAGCGAATTCAACCCGTCCAGGGAAGAGCCGGTGAATTTGTTGCAGATCTGGGTTTTCCCCAACAAAAGACAGGTGGAGCCGCGGTATGAACAGAAACACTACGATCAGCGGGAGAACGGTTTGCAACTGGTGGTCGCCCCGGACGAATCGGACGGCGCCCTTTGGATACACCAGGACGCCTGGTTTTCGCTGGGACAGCTGGACGAGGGCAAAAGCCTGACGTACCGGAGCCGGAAGAGCGGGAACGGCAGTTATATTTTTGTGATCAAAGGGGAATTGTCGGTAAACGGGCAGATGATCGGCCCCCGCGACGGGATGGGTTTGACAGATTTCGACGAAGTGACGGTCAAGGCCGAGGAAGAAGCCGAATTTCTCATCATGGATGTACCACAAGCTT
This region of Dinghuibacter silviterrae genomic DNA includes:
- a CDS encoding helix-turn-helix domain-containing protein is translated as MKVKDIPRYSLKDWAPGAGSFAVSTLEAMGEAQGQRWAGPHRDDFYGILWITAGEARVTIDAVAYTASAHALIFVAPGQVVQMSGNLAGWWIAFEEQFYCVRDEAANRSRGINSHLFFNPDFATVLSPDEADEAVLGNIVSMMEEEYRGRGDHYLEAFFSLLQLFLIRVTRIMEREEREPEHAGGPFLQFRQLIEQHYKDKKNVSDYARMMNMTPVCLNALSKSLSGLTAGEQIRGHVTAEAKRLLFNTDLSAKEIAYRLGFEDAPYFSRFFKKYTGQTLLEFREQSRLNAV
- a CDS encoding pirin family protein; amino-acid sequence: METILHRADSRGHANHGWLDAHHSFSFAGYYDPKRMHFGVLRVLNDDRVAPGMGFGMHPHDNMEIITIVLEGALKHKDNMGNEGILRPGDVQVMSAGTGVVHSEFNPSREEPVNLLQIWVFPNKRQVEPRYEQKHYDQRENGLQLVVAPDESDGALWIHQDAWFSLGQLDEGKSLTYRSRKSGNGSYIFVIKGELSVNGQMIGPRDGMGLTDFDEVTVKAEEEAEFLIMDVPQA